The genomic DNA CGTGCGACCGCGGGTGGTCCGGCATCGACCTGCTGAAGATCGACGCCGAGGGGTACGATCTTCACGTCCTCGAGGGCGCGGAACGGCTCCTCGAGAGACAAGCCATCGCCATCTTCTCGTTCGAGTACAACGCCCCGTGGATCGCGTCGCGCCGATTTCTCAAGGACGCGTGCACATATCTGGAAGACAAGCCCTACCGGCTGTTCCGGCTCTTCAATGGGTTTCTGTCCCCCCTCCAGTACAGTCACCGGGCGGAGCGGCACGACCTGGGGTGTATCTATATCGGGGTCAGCACGAAGCGGCTCGACGAAGGGAATATCCCGATCCGGGCCTTCCCCGGCTGAGTCAGCGGGCAGGCGGGGATGCGACCGTCTGGGTGCGGCGGATGGCCTCGACGGCGAGCCGGTCGGCCCGGTCGTTCAGCGGGTGCCCGGAGTGGCCCGCCACCTTGTGCCAGGCGACATCACGCGACTCCACTTCCGTGAGCAGAGCCTCCCAGAGGTCTCGGTTCTCCACCGGCTTCTTCTGGCTGTTCTTCCAGCCGTTCATGCGCCAGCGCTCGTACCACTTGTCGCGGAACCCGTTGATCACGTACGCGCTGTCCGAGTAGACGTCCGCGGCGCGGCCGGGCGCGAGGGCGCGGAGACCCTGGAGCACACCGGTCATCTCCATGCGCTGATTGGTGGTCCAGGATTCGCCGCCCGAGATCTCCTGTTCGATGTCACCGTCGATGAGGATGGCCGCCCAGCCACCGGGACCGGGATTCCCGCTGCACGCGCCGTCGGTGTAGATGGCGACACGGGGTGCGGACGGCGCCCCGGGCGGCGCGCTCGGGCCCCCTCCCGCCGCGGGGGAGGGGCGGCGCGGCATCAAGCCTGCCAGTAGAGGTAGCGCCCGCAAGATTCGCAGGCGAGGAGCGCGTTCTGTGCGCGGAGCTCCTGGAGCCGCTGAGGTGTGACGGTCATGCGGCAGGCGCCGCAGAGATTGGGCTTGATCACGGGCACGATGGCCAGTCCGGCGCGCGCCCGGAGCAGGCGGTCGTAGTCGGCGAGGACGTTGGCGGGGAGCCCGCGGGCGACCGACGCGCGCTCGCCCTTCACCCCACCCAGCTCCGTCTCCACCGCGGCGAGCCGCTCGCGTAACTGCTTCTCCGCGGTGGCGCCCTCGGACTCGGCGGCCTTGAGCCCGCCCTCGGCATCCTTGATCTCGGCGGCGAGGCGCTCCTGACGCTCCATCAGCGTGAGGATCTCCTCCTCGATCTTGGACTTCTGCTGCTTGACCTCCTCGATCTCGGCGAGCACCGCGGAGTATTCCTTGTTCGTTTTGACCTGGTAGAGCTGGCCCTCGAACTTCTGTCGCTTGACTTGATTGTCCTCGAGGTCTTTCTCCCGCGCCCGCGTCTCCTTGCGGGCGGTGTCCAGACCCGCCTTGGCCGCGTCCACCGTCTTCTTCGCCTCGGCGGTGCGGGCCCGCACCGCCTCGATCTCCTTCGGGAGCTTCACCGCCTCGCCCTCGAGCCCCGCGATGCGGGTGTCGAAGGTCTGGAGGTCAATGAGGGTCTTCAGCTGGCCGTCCACGTCACCTCTCCGGAGTTGGTGGGCCCACTTGGACTCGAACCAAGACCTGACCGGTTATGAGCCGGGAGCTCTGCCAATTGAGCTATGGGCCCGGGCGTGATGGATGCCCTCACGATTCGAGGAAGCTCCGGAGCTTCTTGGATCGC from Candidatus Methylomirabilota bacterium includes the following:
- the rnhA gene encoding ribonuclease HI, coding for MPRRPSPAAGGGPSAPPGAPSAPRVAIYTDGACSGNPGPGGWAAILIDGDIEQEISGGESWTTNQRMEMTGVLQGLRALAPGRAADVYSDSAYVINGFRDKWYERWRMNGWKNSQKKPVENRDLWEALLTEVESRDVAWHKVAGHSGHPLNDRADRLAVEAIRRTQTVASPPAR
- a CDS encoding C4-type zinc ribbon domain-containing protein → MDGQLKTLIDLQTFDTRIAGLEGEAVKLPKEIEAVRARTAEAKKTVDAAKAGLDTARKETRAREKDLEDNQVKRQKFEGQLYQVKTNKEYSAVLAEIEEVKQQKSKIEEEILTLMERQERLAAEIKDAEGGLKAAESEGATAEKQLRERLAAVETELGGVKGERASVARGLPANVLADYDRLLRARAGLAIVPVIKPNLCGACRMTVTPQRLQELRAQNALLACESCGRYLYWQA